A single genomic interval of uncultured Desulfobacter sp. harbors:
- the fliS gene encoding flagellar export chaperone FliS, with product MIAQVNTYITNHYEGMTPEQLTLLLFKGALDRIELARQGVKENNPRKRGENIGKVIAIVSELNASVNTEMQDEGTRFLRGLYGAILTELPKVSISNDISILDRTENYITRLKDIWESDVMPVPSQVEEAVPNVKRGEPATIKKIIPPASMSNAAAYGSQGGINRLNSFSV from the coding sequence ATGATTGCCCAGGTAAATACGTACATAACCAACCATTACGAGGGCATGACGCCGGAACAGCTTACTCTACTATTGTTCAAGGGGGCCTTGGACCGTATAGAACTAGCCCGGCAGGGGGTAAAGGAGAATAATCCCCGAAAACGGGGAGAGAACATCGGTAAAGTAATTGCCATCGTTTCCGAACTCAACGCATCCGTGAACACGGAAATGCAGGATGAAGGCACCCGGTTCCTCAGGGGGCTTTACGGGGCGATCCTGACGGAACTGCCTAAGGTATCCATCAGCAACGATATCAGTATCCTTGACCGCACGGAAAATTATATTACCCGGCTCAAAGATATCTGGGAATCCGATGTCATGCCTGTACCGAGCCAGGTTGAAGAGGCGGTCCCCAATGTAAAAAGGGGCGAACCCGCAACCATTAAAAAAATAATCCCCCCGGCCTCAATGTCGAATGCAGCAGCATACGGCAGCCAGGGCGGCATAAATCGGCTCAACAGCTTTTCCGTTTAA
- a CDS encoding AAA family ATPase, which yields MAERKKFPLGTQDFETLKKNSEFYLDKTPQLHSLLENSGRYNFLSRPRRFGKSLMLSVLKNLFLGNKELFEGLYIYDYFEFKKYPVLHLSFAGISKSDDLGEYIKYNGKIHIDEKVIKIKDFDYFNIGAILEETSQKAGQPAVVLIDEYDKPILVHLKNVQKAEEVRDFFQGFYAPVKDSDQYIKFFMMTGLTKLMKMSIFSELNHLKDISFVGRYTDLIGYTQNEVEKNFREEINVIAQKKDKGVQQLLQQIKEEYNGFNFGDKQLYNPWDINNFIENEAFGYYWSETGIPSAISAYMQSTAVDIQNIIDKERNNTLSVNEMKLRVQDLQQLQPEVLLFNAGYLAIRYKDEKNHYYLKFPNKEAEQVMLEYFLDLSLGKNYDLDEWKEVSNQITSGIFAKNQETIQAGITKLIYQNCAHLPYDWHNKNPEGWLKSMVGVAIRMNNIYYIGENQNIIGRTDLHIPKDDTVYVLEFKVDGNTEEAIKQIEDNYELSYKNSFAKVVKIGINWDRQGKEVEALLAL from the coding sequence ATGGCTGAACGTAAAAAATTTCCTCTGGGAACGCAAGATTTTGAGACCTTAAAGAAAAATTCTGAATTCTATTTGGATAAAACTCCGCAGTTACATTCTCTGCTGGAAAATAGTGGTCGTTATAACTTTCTGTCACGTCCCCGTCGTTTTGGTAAAAGTTTAATGCTTTCCGTTCTTAAAAACCTTTTTTTAGGGAATAAGGAACTATTTGAAGGGTTGTACATTTACGATTACTTTGAGTTTAAAAAATATCCTGTTCTGCACTTGAGCTTTGCTGGAATTTCTAAAAGTGATGATCTGGGGGAATACATCAAATATAATGGTAAGATTCATATTGATGAGAAGGTAATCAAGATTAAGGATTTTGATTATTTTAATATTGGAGCAATCCTGGAGGAAACCAGTCAGAAAGCGGGGCAACCAGCAGTGGTGCTAATTGATGAATATGATAAACCCATTCTGGTTCACTTAAAAAATGTTCAAAAAGCAGAAGAAGTCAGAGACTTTTTTCAAGGCTTTTATGCACCAGTTAAAGACAGTGATCAATACATCAAATTTTTTATGATGACAGGTTTAACTAAGCTGATGAAGATGAGTATTTTTTCTGAATTAAATCATCTTAAAGATATTAGTTTTGTGGGTAGATATACAGATCTGATCGGTTATACTCAGAATGAAGTTGAAAAAAACTTTAGAGAAGAAATAAACGTTATTGCACAAAAAAAAGACAAGGGCGTTCAGCAACTTTTGCAACAGATCAAAGAAGAATATAACGGTTTCAATTTTGGTGATAAACAGTTATACAACCCGTGGGATATAAACAACTTTATTGAGAATGAAGCGTTTGGATACTATTGGTCGGAAACAGGTATCCCTAGTGCGATTAGTGCCTATATGCAAAGCACAGCTGTTGATATTCAGAATATTATTGATAAGGAAAGAAATAATACGCTGTCTGTTAACGAAATGAAATTAAGAGTTCAAGATTTACAACAACTACAGCCGGAAGTATTGTTATTTAATGCAGGATATTTAGCCATTCGATATAAGGATGAAAAAAATCATTATTATTTGAAATTTCCTAACAAAGAAGCGGAACAGGTTATGTTGGAATATTTCTTAGACTTGAGTTTAGGGAAGAATTATGACCTGGATGAATGGAAAGAAGTTTCTAATCAAATAACTTCGGGAATTTTCGCTAAAAATCAAGAGACCATTCAAGCAGGAATTACAAAACTTATTTACCAGAACTGCGCCCATCTCCCTTATGATTGGCATAATAAAAACCCTGAAGGCTGGTTGAAATCAATGGTGGGAGTAGCCATTCGTATGAACAATATTTATTACATCGGCGAGAACCAGAATATTATTGGTCGCACTGATTTGCATATTCCCAAAGATGATACCGTGTATGTTTTAGAGTTTAAGGTTGATGGGAATACAGAAGAGGCGATTAAACAGATCGAAGATAACTACGAGTTAAGTTATAAAAATAGTTTTGCCAAAGTCGTCAAAATTGGTATCAATTGGGACAGGCAAGGCAAAGAGGTTGAGGCGTTGCTTGCACTATGA
- the fliD gene encoding flagellar filament capping protein FliD, with protein MAGSITTLGLGSGLELQSILDQLKEVDQASIKSKETQKTALQDKIDAYNNVNAKLFNLKSNALSLSLESDFLKTSVSISDEEVLSATANDGIAAESFDLNVTKKARYNSWQTVGVESGTSPFYLAPQSGIAGAEESVTTTDQTYDILYGAAESQQTISVSVDSGKNLTQIAEAINDSENNKDDDGTQLVNASVEKNDNDEYYIRLSAVAGGDSVDEQVSLAGFDYIKPDTTFSISRADNEDPMYVSLAPGATYSDTVAAINTGTGNPGVTATLVDTGQGDAPYRLTLTSNDTGEKARITVSDNLPMTQVNGADGDSLNSAFTVNGVEYQRQTNDAITDVISGVTLNLKKTGETTIGIQKDTETVKENITALVENFNELLSTIAEESGETDIENDTDAPLENDYTITGMVSTIKNLFTSSVNLSSEFTSLMDIGLGLNQDGTLSLDEDKLDQTLASNADGVTALFIGKEDSGIKGLGDILNDGITDMVSSTGIVTTGIDEAESKMTRLTEDIETATEQLDKRYETMTESFTRLDTYIQQLNAQSAYMESMIDSFNKTTE; from the coding sequence ATGGCAGGATCAATTACAACATTAGGCTTGGGCTCCGGCCTTGAGCTCCAAAGCATCCTGGACCAGCTAAAAGAGGTGGATCAGGCCTCCATCAAGTCCAAGGAGACCCAAAAAACAGCACTTCAGGACAAAATTGATGCATACAACAACGTCAACGCCAAGCTGTTCAATCTCAAATCCAATGCCCTGTCCCTCTCCCTTGAGTCCGATTTTTTAAAGACTTCTGTATCGATCTCGGATGAAGAGGTCCTTTCGGCCACGGCCAACGATGGTATTGCCGCTGAAAGCTTTGATCTCAATGTGACAAAAAAGGCACGGTACAACTCCTGGCAGACCGTTGGTGTTGAGAGTGGAACTTCGCCCTTTTACCTCGCACCTCAATCCGGCATTGCCGGCGCGGAGGAAAGCGTCACCACCACTGACCAGACCTATGATATCCTTTACGGCGCAGCCGAAAGCCAGCAGACCATTTCAGTCAGTGTGGATTCCGGAAAAAACCTGACTCAGATTGCTGAAGCCATCAATGATTCGGAAAACAACAAGGATGATGACGGCACCCAGCTGGTGAACGCGTCTGTGGAAAAAAATGATAATGACGAATATTATATCCGGCTGTCGGCCGTTGCCGGCGGGGACAGTGTGGATGAGCAGGTCAGCCTGGCAGGGTTTGACTATATAAAACCGGACACAACCTTCAGCATTTCCCGGGCGGACAATGAAGATCCCATGTATGTCAGCCTGGCGCCGGGCGCTACCTATTCAGATACCGTTGCCGCCATCAACACGGGCACAGGCAATCCCGGTGTGACTGCCACCCTGGTGGATACCGGCCAGGGAGATGCCCCCTACCGCCTGACCCTGACCTCCAATGATACAGGAGAAAAGGCCAGGATTACCGTTTCCGATAACCTGCCCATGACACAGGTTAACGGGGCTGATGGAGACTCCCTGAACTCAGCCTTCACGGTGAACGGGGTCGAGTACCAACGCCAGACCAATGACGCCATCACCGACGTGATTTCAGGGGTGACCCTGAACCTGAAAAAAACAGGGGAAACCACCATCGGTATCCAGAAAGACACTGAAACGGTAAAAGAGAACATCACTGCCCTGGTGGAAAATTTTAATGAACTGCTCAGCACCATTGCAGAAGAATCCGGGGAAACGGACATCGAAAATGATACAGACGCCCCTCTGGAAAATGACTACACCATCACGGGAATGGTCTCCACCATCAAAAATCTGTTCACCAGCTCTGTAAACCTTTCTTCGGAATTTACCAGTCTCATGGACATCGGTCTTGGGCTAAACCAGGACGGAACTCTCTCCCTGGACGAGGACAAACTGGATCAGACCCTGGCTTCCAATGCAGACGGGGTAACCGCCCTTTTTATCGGTAAAGAGGACTCCGGCATAAAGGGATTAGGCGATATTCTCAATGACGGAATCACGGATATGGTATCATCCACCGGGATAGTAACAACGGGAATTGATGAAGCCGAGTCAAAGATGACCCGCCTCACCGAAGATATCGAAACCGCCACCGAGCAGCTTGACAAGCGGTATGAGACCATGACGGAAAGTTTTACCCGCCTGGACACATATATACAGCAATTGAATGCGCAATCCGCTTATATGGAGTCCATGATAGATTCTTTTAATAAAACCACGGAATAA
- a CDS encoding type II toxin-antitoxin system RelE/ParE family toxin: MIKKYQVRLTREVQNDLEKIYYYIADDSINTAKHFILQLEEEVYSLETFPDRNPFIPENDFFGTNYRHLIYKKYRVVYRIAEKSVYILRIFHGAKLLSL; the protein is encoded by the coding sequence GTGATAAAGAAATATCAGGTTAGATTGACCCGGGAAGTGCAAAATGATCTGGAAAAAATATATTATTATATTGCAGACGATAGCATCAATACTGCAAAACACTTCATCCTTCAACTGGAAGAAGAGGTATATTCTCTTGAAACTTTTCCCGATCGCAACCCCTTTATACCGGAAAATGACTTCTTTGGTACCAACTACCGCCATCTGATATATAAAAAATATCGGGTGGTGTATAGAATTGCTGAAAAGTCGGTTTATATTCTGCGAATATTCCATGGTGCAAAGTTACTGAGCTTATGA
- a CDS encoding Arc family DNA-binding protein → MNGDDIMPSITVRNVPDEVHRALRVRAAKHGRSAEAEIREILENAVQPEGRVKLGSLLARIGRKINLTDGEFSIFEQSRDKTPAKPLDF, encoded by the coding sequence ATGAATGGAGATGATATCATGCCATCAATCACAGTCAGAAACGTACCGGATGAGGTTCATCGCGCTTTGCGGGTTAGAGCGGCAAAGCATGGCCGAAGCGCCGAAGCGGAAATTCGTGAAATATTGGAGAATGCTGTCCAGCCGGAAGGAAGAGTAAAACTTGGTTCGTTACTTGCTCGCATCGGGCGTAAAATTAATTTGACAGATGGTGAATTTTCGATTTTTGAGCAGAGTCGAGATAAAACTCCGGCCAAACCGCTGGATTTTTAA
- a CDS encoding type II toxin-antitoxin system Phd/YefM family antitoxin, producing MTLSITEDIRSITDLKRNTNSILEQINRTKRPVILTVNGKAEAVLLGANEYEKIASAFNLLKLLIPGEEDIKNKRYKEARNFFKEFKCDKEISG from the coding sequence ATGACATTAAGTATAACAGAGGATATCCGTTCAATTACTGATTTAAAGAGGAATACAAATTCTATACTTGAACAAATAAATAGAACCAAACGTCCCGTTATTTTAACAGTTAATGGGAAAGCGGAAGCTGTACTTCTTGGAGCAAATGAATATGAAAAAATTGCAAGTGCATTTAACCTGCTCAAGCTTCTCATACCGGGAGAAGAGGATATAAAAAACAAGCGATATAAAGAAGCGAGAAATTTTTTCAAGGAATTTAAATGTGATAAAGAAATATCAGGTTAG
- a CDS encoding PIN domain-containing protein produces the protein MTVAELRFGVASLPVGKRRDELETCIENQILPLFAGRVRPFDIDCTTAYAELMAKAKASGLAIAAADGYIAAIAATNRFSVATRDVSPFQAAGVNVINPWEFRG, from the coding sequence ATTACTGTTGCTGAATTGCGTTTTGGCGTTGCAAGCCTTCCTGTTGGAAAGCGACGAGATGAATTGGAAACCTGTATTGAAAATCAAATTTTGCCTCTCTTTGCCGGACGTGTTCGTCCGTTTGATATTGACTGCACGACCGCTTATGCCGAGCTCATGGCAAAAGCCAAAGCCTCAGGCTTGGCAATTGCTGCGGCGGATGGATATATTGCGGCAATTGCTGCTACTAACCGATTTAGCGTCGCAACAAGAGATGTTAGCCCGTTCCAGGCTGCAGGTGTCAATGTTATTAATCCTTGGGAGTTCCGTGGATAG
- a CDS encoding flagellin — MALRLNTNVASLNAHKNMVKNDNALSSSLERLSSGLRINKAADDASGMSIADSLKSQANGLGQAIKNANDGINIVQTADAALEESINIINTIKTKSIQAAQDGQTTDSRSAIQSDINKLMEELDIIAKTTSFNNQKLLSGSFNNKQFQVGAYSGETVDISIASSESTKIGHTTTSQLTLKDNQAGTIDLSVYSNQKNQSFNVKSVEVAFDNSKEHGMGAVADAINQLSDTLGISASATVKSTTDLNIAAGTTDTGFSINDVIIGQVEVQTNDSDGALVKAINSKTSGHGVVASVDSSGYLTLTSDGRAIKVETGGSGTEEVLRDSEMTTAGYVTLNQTGSSEIIVNNVGGGDAIALTDTLELDGSSGTTTLESNLKSESVLAKDTVLTAGWTTGQDVNGDYIDNDNISTTQDSTLTQGSVLIANSDLASGSEITDNVRIQGTNSTNGESLITEGSILNTNTEISANTILGGDVVMDNSTNTIQTIGESLIKETSTMKDDSEVAANTILGGDFTLHESTSNTIGDSLIAADSVLAASSIIAANTVVGGDVTLDDSGTSSSVGTSVLKSGSVLGSGSTIAANSVVGADVTLDDSGTNATTGSSLLKAGSIIGSGSTIAANSVVGADVTLDDSGTNATVQDSLLKAGSVLGSGSTIGAGTVFGASTKLHAGNTQASTQDGVIADGSALTSGTVLKAGTVLAAGQTITGKSGVGTVSGTLTQDITLSGDQTLSAGGITSLRAGAVLASGSTLEAGSSFGADVVTASGGKTTLTDDMTMKGGSKLAGDTSQLKTGSYFDAAIVTASGGKTTLTDDMTLNAGSKLAGDTNKLANGSSFAADVVTASGGKTTLTDDMTLNADSKLAGDTSKLANGSYFGAKITTASGANTNITDNMMLLAGSKLTSGSTLEESSYIGAKIITSGDTTLNTDMTLNAGSVVASGSTLKAGSYVGAKIKAGSNIIITQDMTLQSGSKLIDNSTLASGSSIATKITIKDDMTLQDDSSIKAGSKLIVNNTFNIAAGSTMGGSINLDKDLTLTDDFTMAVGSTIAGNSVLTDGSTFGGTITLANDETVDTDTDMLVKSGSVLAAGSTIAENTYLTSDITTADGTLYTAGTILEDDIVTGSDITLTTDMTLQNGSVMKAGTELAANDASSNFATAEMGESETNRLSNLSVLTQEDAQQAIAIADAALKDLDKNRADLGSVQNQLTSTVANITTTRVNVSAAESNIRDVDFAEESANFTKMQVLQQAGTFAMSQANSSSQTVMSLLQ; from the coding sequence ACCGACTCCCGTTCCGCCATCCAGTCAGATATAAACAAACTGATGGAAGAATTGGATATCATTGCAAAGACCACCTCGTTCAACAACCAGAAACTACTCTCCGGTTCATTTAATAACAAACAGTTTCAGGTTGGAGCCTATTCAGGAGAAACCGTAGACATATCAATTGCTTCTTCGGAATCTACGAAAATTGGTCATACGACGACGTCTCAGCTGACATTGAAAGACAATCAGGCCGGGACGATAGATTTAAGTGTCTACAGCAACCAGAAAAACCAAAGCTTCAATGTTAAATCTGTAGAAGTTGCCTTTGACAACTCCAAAGAGCACGGTATGGGCGCCGTTGCAGATGCTATTAACCAGCTCAGCGACACTCTTGGCATCTCTGCCTCTGCCACAGTAAAGTCAACAACCGACTTGAATATCGCAGCCGGAACTACAGACACAGGATTTTCAATCAACGACGTAATCATCGGTCAAGTGGAGGTCCAGACCAACGATTCAGACGGCGCACTGGTAAAAGCGATTAACTCCAAAACGTCCGGTCACGGCGTTGTCGCCTCTGTGGATTCCTCAGGTTACCTGACGCTGACTTCCGATGGCCGCGCCATCAAGGTTGAAACCGGAGGCTCAGGAACTGAAGAGGTGCTCAGAGATTCAGAGATGACTACAGCGGGGTATGTAACACTGAATCAAACGGGTTCAAGTGAAATCATTGTCAACAATGTGGGTGGCGGCGATGCCATAGCACTGACAGACACCCTGGAACTCGACGGCAGTTCCGGAACTACAACTTTGGAGTCAAATCTTAAATCTGAATCGGTTCTTGCTAAGGATACTGTTTTAACTGCAGGCTGGACCACAGGACAAGATGTTAACGGTGATTACATAGACAACGACAATATCAGCACCACCCAGGACTCCACCCTCACCCAGGGATCTGTCCTGATTGCAAACAGTGATCTTGCCTCAGGTTCTGAAATCACAGACAACGTCCGAATTCAGGGTACCAATTCAACAAATGGTGAAAGTCTTATCACCGAGGGCTCCATCCTTAATACAAACACTGAAATTTCAGCCAATACAATTCTGGGCGGCGATGTTGTCATGGATAACTCAACCAATACAATCCAGACCATTGGTGAGAGTTTGATTAAAGAAACATCCACCATGAAGGATGATTCGGAGGTTGCCGCCAATACGATTCTGGGAGGTGATTTTACTCTCCACGAATCGACGAGCAACACGATTGGAGACAGCCTAATTGCAGCAGATTCTGTTTTAGCCGCAAGCTCTATCATTGCCGCAAACACTGTTGTAGGCGGAGACGTTACTCTGGATGACTCAGGGACAAGTTCATCTGTGGGAACCAGCGTACTGAAATCCGGATCGGTTCTTGGTTCAGGCTCCACCATAGCAGCAAACTCTGTTGTCGGTGCGGATGTCACCCTGGATGATTCAGGTACTAATGCAACCACAGGCTCCAGTCTTCTCAAGGCCGGTTCGATCATCGGTTCAGGCTCCACCATAGCAGCAAACTCTGTTGTCGGTGCGGACGTCACCCTGGATGACTCAGGCACCAATGCAACTGTTCAGGACAGTCTGCTCAAAGCAGGTTCCGTACTCGGTTCAGGCTCCACCATAGGGGCGGGTACGGTCTTTGGTGCAAGCACCAAGTTGCATGCCGGCAACACGCAAGCGTCAACTCAGGACGGCGTCATTGCAGACGGCTCCGCACTGACCTCCGGTACAGTCTTGAAAGCCGGTACCGTGTTAGCTGCTGGACAGACCATTACAGGCAAGTCGGGTGTCGGTACTGTTTCAGGTACATTGACACAGGACATTACCTTGAGCGGCGATCAGACCCTGAGCGCCGGCGGCATAACATCCCTTAGAGCAGGAGCTGTATTGGCCAGTGGTTCAACCTTAGAAGCAGGCTCTTCTTTTGGGGCGGATGTTGTCACAGCCAGCGGCGGCAAAACAACCCTGACCGATGACATGACCATGAAAGGCGGATCCAAACTGGCAGGTGATACCAGTCAACTGAAAACAGGTTCCTATTTCGATGCAGCCATCGTCACAGCCAGCGGCGGCAAAACAACCCTGACCGATGACATGACCCTCAACGCTGGTTCCAAGCTTGCCGGTGATACCAATAAACTTGCAAACGGCTCTTCTTTTGCAGCCGATGTTGTTACAGCCAGCGGCGGCAAAACAACCCTGACCGATGACATGACCCTCAACGCTGATTCCAAGCTTGCCGGTGATACCAGCAAACTTGCAAACGGGTCATATTTTGGGGCTAAGATTACGACTGCCAGCGGCGCAAACACCAACATCACGGATAATATGATGCTGCTGGCCGGGTCCAAGCTTACTTCAGGAAGCACACTGGAAGAAAGCAGCTATATTGGCGCTAAAATTATCACCTCAGGGGATACCACTCTGAACACTGATATGACCCTGAATGCAGGTTCTGTTGTTGCCAGTGGAAGCACGCTGAAGGCCGGATCTTATGTGGGTGCGAAAATCAAGGCGGGATCGAATATCATTATTACACAGGATATGACCCTCCAGAGTGGCTCCAAACTGATTGATAACTCAACTCTGGCCAGCGGCTCGTCTATTGCAACGAAAATCACCATCAAAGATGATATGACCCTTCAGGATGATTCATCAATTAAGGCCGGATCCAAACTGATCGTCAACAACACGTTCAATATTGCGGCCGGCTCAACAATGGGGGGCAGTATCAATTTGGATAAAGACCTGACACTGACGGATGATTTCACCATGGCCGTGGGGTCTACAATTGCCGGGAACTCTGTTCTGACAGACGGCTCAACCTTCGGTGGAACTATCACCCTTGCAAATGATGAAACCGTTGATACAGATACTGATATGCTAGTTAAATCAGGTTCTGTACTGGCCGCAGGCAGCACTATCGCCGAAAACACATACCTGACCTCAGATATCACGACAGCTGACGGCACTTTGTATACAGCCGGAACAATCCTGGAAGACGATATCGTTACCGGTTCGGATATTACTCTGACCACAGACATGACCCTGCAGAACGGTTCTGTCATGAAAGCCGGTACCGAGCTGGCAGCCAATGATGCCTCCAGCAACTTCGCCACGGCAGAGATGGGAGAATCGGAAACCAACCGCCTGTCTAACTTAAGCGTTCTGACCCAGGAAGATGCCCAGCAGGCCATCGCAATTGCCGATGCTGCCCTGAAGGATCTGGATAAAAACAGGGCGGATCTTGGTTCCGTACAGAACCAGCTGACCTCAACCGTTGCCAACATTACAACCACCCGTGTGAATGTGTCCGCTGCGGAATCCAACATCCGTGACGTTGACTTTGCAGAGGAATCTGCCAACTTCACCAAGATGCAGGTACTACAGCAGGCCGGCACCTTTGCCATGAGCCAGGCCAACTCCAGTTCACAGACCGTTATGAGCCTGCTCCAGTAA